Proteins encoded within one genomic window of Dyadobacter chenhuakuii:
- a CDS encoding cob(I)yrinic acid a,c-diamide adenosyltransferase, with product MKIYTKTGDRGTTSLIGGTRLSKAHVRIDAYGTVDELNSYIGMLRDQSVNEHRRDLLKEIQDRLFTIGSHLASESDQVKRVLPDLLDTDVTLLETEMDVIDSQIPPLRAFVLPGGHPSVSFGHIARTVCRRAERAVIHLQQGEEVEDIVVRYLNRLSDYLFMLCRAMTYELEIEEVTWKPRVAPKK from the coding sequence ATGAAAATATACACCAAAACAGGTGACAGAGGAACCACGTCGCTGATTGGCGGGACGCGGTTGAGTAAGGCCCATGTGCGGATTGATGCTTATGGAACTGTGGATGAGCTGAATAGTTATATCGGCATGCTCCGCGATCAGTCGGTGAACGAGCATCGCCGTGATCTTTTAAAGGAAATTCAGGACCGGCTTTTTACGATTGGATCGCATTTGGCTTCGGAATCGGATCAGGTGAAGCGGGTTTTGCCTGATTTGCTGGATACGGACGTGACCTTACTGGAAACTGAAATGGATGTGATTGATTCGCAAATTCCACCTTTGAGAGCATTTGTCCTGCCAGGCGGACATCCGTCGGTTTCGTTTGGGCACATTGCGCGGACTGTCTGCCGACGGGCTGAGCGGGCGGTGATCCATTTGCAGCAGGGAGAAGAGGTTGAGGATATCGTCGTTCGTTACCTGAATAGGCTTTCGGATTATTTATTTATGCTCTGCCGCGCCATGACTTATGAGCTGGAAATTGAGGAAGTTACGTGGAAACCGAGGGTCGCTCCAAAAAAATAA